The stretch of DNA AAGACAGAGTGGAATTGTTGCATATGATGGTTAGCCTCCcctagaacacataggtgtttaTGCTCACGTCAAACAATACACGTTTAGTTCACTTGAAATGCATTCTGCGGCACCCACACTGCATTGCATTGTCTTCAGTATTTATGGCGCCCACATCACAGGAAACCTGTTGCAACAGACTTTAAAAACAGTTTGAAAAGTCAGACGGTATTACCTGGGGTGGATATCCACCAGTAAAACCAAAGTCTGCATGGTAATAATGTCTATTCTTCTGCAATGAAAGCGTGCAACCTTCAGGACCTTCAGATATGTAAAGCATAATATTACGAGGGAAAGCATAAAGCTGGTGGCGTGAAAGACGATGGTGAACACTGTAAACTGTCTTCTCCCCACTTCTTCTTGCAGATGCAAAGTGCACGATGTGTATATATTATTGAAACCGACCCAGGTAAAGAAAATTGCGACCACggggaaactgagagaatggaccCAAGTGTAGCTCATCATAAGCACGGCGTCCTTGTACCTCATCTTACTGGCATAGCTTAAGGGGAACACCACGGCAATCCATTTGTCTATGCTTAATGCTGCCATGCTCAGCATAGTGTTCGTGGTGAGAAACGTTTCCAAAAACCCAACTGTTTGACAGATGCAATCGCCAAATGGTTGTTGTTTTTTGACAATCCCCAGCAATGTCGCTGGCATATTCAAAACAGTGATAAGCAGATTGCAGAAAGACAAGTTAACTATAAATATGCCCGGCACTTGCTTGCGGATGTCGGAGCTGTAGATGAAGCATATCAACACCAACAAGTTAGACAACAAGGAGACGATCAGCACCACAACGATGAACAGCACCAGTAGAACTTCTGCCAAGTCCATCTCTCAAAGGGTCGCTTTATAACAATGGGTCAGAGCCCATCTTTTT from Carcharodon carcharias isolate sCarCar2 chromosome 1, sCarCar2.pri, whole genome shotgun sequence encodes:
- the LOC121284268 gene encoding G-protein coupled receptor 26-like; this translates as MDLAEVLLVLFIVVVLIVSLLSNLLVLICFIYSSDIRKQVPGIFIVNLSFCNLLITVLNMPATLLGIVKKQQPFGDCICQTVGFLETFLTTNTMLSMAALSIDKWIAVVFPLSYASKMRYKDAVLMMSYTWVHSLSFPVVAIFFTWVGFNNIYTSCTLHLQEEVGRRQFTVFTIVFHATSFMLSLVILCFTYLKVLKVARFHCRRIDIITMQTLVLLVDIHPSVKQRCLAEQRSRRQRATKKISIFIGSFLVCFAPYIITRLIELLPFVTINHYWGVLSKCLAYSKAASDPFVYSLLRQQYKKVLVNIVNRILKKDLYPSSGHNSSLDTENDYCLQRI